In a genomic window of Flavobacterium sp. KACC 22761:
- the apaG gene encoding Co2+/Mg2+ efflux protein ApaG, which produces MVSQITRGIKISVLTSFEGTYFKNYKIHFAFSYVVTIENHSKDSVQLTSRHWEIFDSLNDLDIVDGEGVIGKKPVLKPGENHTYSSGCLLSSPYGAMKGHFNMINFTTTKTFKVIVPTFRMCAPFALN; this is translated from the coding sequence ATGGTTTCTCAAATTACACGAGGCATAAAAATATCAGTTTTAACTAGTTTTGAAGGAACTTACTTCAAAAACTACAAGATTCATTTTGCTTTTAGTTATGTAGTTACAATTGAAAACCACAGTAAAGATTCTGTCCAATTGACTTCTCGCCACTGGGAAATTTTTGATTCGCTAAACGACTTAGATATAGTGGATGGCGAAGGCGTGATTGGCAAAAAACCGGTATTAAAACCAGGCGAAAATCACACGTATAGTTCTGGTTGCTTGTTATCATCTCCATATGGCGCTATGAAAGGTCATTTTAATATGATCAATTTTACTACAACTAAAACATTCAAAGTGATCGTTCCTACTTTTAGAATGTGTGCTCCGTTTGCATTAAACTAA
- the map gene encoding type I methionyl aminopeptidase → MIIQKTREEIELMRESALIVSKTLGMIASEIKEGVTTLYLDKLAEEFIRDHGAVPSFLGLYDFPNSLCMSPNAQVVHGIPNNVPLKNGDVISVDCGAFKNGYHGDHAYSFEIGEVAPEVKKLLRVTKESLYVGIREFKAGNRVEDVGNAIQKYTEAHGYGVVRELVGHGVGQKMHEEPEMPNYGKRGRGKLFVEGMVVAIEPMINMGTRNIKQLKDGWTILTADGKPSAHFEHDVALVDGKPELLSTFQYIYKALGIESNEEDEFRQVPLVL, encoded by the coding sequence ATGATTATCCAAAAAACTAGAGAGGAAATCGAATTAATGCGCGAAAGTGCTTTAATCGTATCAAAAACATTAGGAATGATTGCTTCTGAAATTAAAGAAGGAGTTACAACATTATATCTTGACAAATTGGCCGAAGAATTTATTCGTGATCACGGTGCAGTTCCAAGTTTCCTTGGATTGTATGATTTCCCGAATTCGCTTTGCATGAGTCCAAACGCTCAGGTTGTTCACGGTATTCCTAACAATGTTCCTCTTAAAAACGGTGATGTTATTTCAGTTGATTGTGGGGCTTTTAAAAATGGTTACCACGGAGATCACGCATACAGTTTCGAAATTGGAGAAGTTGCACCAGAAGTTAAAAAACTTTTGCGTGTAACTAAAGAATCTCTTTATGTTGGAATTAGAGAATTTAAAGCTGGAAATCGCGTAGAAGATGTTGGAAATGCGATTCAAAAGTATACTGAAGCTCACGGTTACGGAGTAGTTCGTGAATTGGTTGGACATGGTGTTGGGCAAAAAATGCACGAAGAGCCAGAAATGCCAAATTACGGAAAACGCGGACGTGGAAAACTTTTTGTTGAAGGAATGGTTGTAGCAATTGAACCGATGATCAACATGGGAACCAGAAACATCAAACAACTTAAAGACGGCTGGACAATCTTAACTGCTGACGGAAAACCTAGTGCGCATTTTGAGCACGATGTGGCTTTAGTTGACGGAAAACCTGAATTATTATCGACTTTCCAATACATCTATAAAGCTTTAGGGATCGAAAGCAACGAAGAAGACGAATTCAGACAAGTTCCATTAGTATTATAA
- a CDS encoding DEAD/DEAH box helicase, translating to MEPTKSFQFCFDISLEKNLNVHIPTAYIVENTSEIKYLDKKASPDVLESFGITFDSLDSNSKRILTACDSLKPEFIFKKFGAKIKSAKTIADLQKDSKIEFAIRQHLKFNLSSFYDLIVKEQFPLSLNLGPEKDFYRSRVSIEPLDFEPQIQFDKHSEGITYTLSLKENETTFSPMDIKAEILLDEPGWLIINKKLGQLKELNSKKLMPFLKKKSIEIPSKLVDDYFKSFIPQIAKKIDIEATGFEIELRDKIISCTIQPIHDFFKNCYYINLYFDYNGYSFDASKNKKTHSFVDFSVANEPKIIQFKRNPDESLYIDKLNEIGLTKIKNELFGLNSEAENTDPFINIQLIIDHKEELKSLGFTIENLKLESKEIITESHTISASKETVGDWFDIKIIITVGNYKINFSEIIPNIKSKERLFALPDGNYFLIPLEWFSKYGSLAKLAKTENGVLLLRKSNFTALDGISEIDSDLDQIHQAEFTGSDLIKATLRPYQIDGVKWLLGHFNSNMGACLADDMGLGKTLQTLSVLVSVQEQLGFTTKTTNFDLFANETTIEREPLKALIVLPSSLVFNWFNEAGKFTPHFSKMQYVGNDRKSLASRINSTDLIFTSYSIIHRDISILEKYDFRYLILDESQYIKNKNSKIFKAINKISTGHKIALSGTPIENSLDDLWSQMQFINPEILGSYAFFMENFKNPIEKKQNEEVLAELKNLIQPYILRRTKEQVLKDLPELTEQIYYCDMDPEQEKLYEKEKSKARNFLLKTDGSPDKISIINTLMKLRQLSNHPKMVDQESEVDSGKFIAVTNYLENLVKAKQKVIIFSSFVTNLNFYTDWCKENKIEFCEITGETPADKREQQVKMFQEKENPLLFFISLKAGGVGLNITKASYVLFLDPWWNPFAEKQGVARAHRIGQLNKVNVVRFISKNTVEEKIIKLQENKKLLSDSLLEESYINDEIEGNLEYILGS from the coding sequence TTGGAACCTACAAAATCATTTCAGTTCTGTTTTGACATCAGTTTGGAAAAAAATCTGAATGTTCATATTCCAACCGCATACATTGTTGAGAATACTAGCGAAATCAAATATTTAGACAAAAAAGCAAGTCCCGATGTACTTGAAAGTTTCGGAATCACTTTTGATAGTTTAGATTCCAACTCAAAAAGAATATTAACGGCTTGCGATTCTCTTAAACCTGAATTTATTTTTAAAAAATTCGGCGCCAAAATTAAATCAGCCAAAACAATTGCTGATTTACAGAAAGATTCAAAAATTGAGTTTGCTATTCGTCAGCATCTAAAATTCAATTTAAGTTCTTTTTACGATTTAATTGTAAAAGAACAATTTCCTCTATCTTTAAACCTCGGTCCTGAAAAAGATTTTTACCGCTCGAGAGTCAGTATTGAACCTCTTGATTTTGAACCTCAGATTCAGTTTGACAAACATTCAGAAGGCATTACTTACACACTTTCTTTAAAAGAAAATGAAACCACTTTTTCTCCAATGGATATCAAGGCAGAAATTCTTTTGGATGAACCAGGCTGGCTGATCATCAATAAAAAATTAGGACAACTAAAAGAGTTGAACTCTAAAAAACTAATGCCTTTTTTAAAGAAAAAATCTATTGAAATACCATCAAAATTAGTTGATGACTACTTCAAGAGTTTCATTCCGCAAATCGCAAAGAAAATTGATATTGAAGCAACAGGCTTCGAGATTGAACTTCGCGACAAAATCATTTCCTGTACGATTCAGCCTATTCATGATTTCTTTAAAAACTGCTATTATATTAATCTTTATTTTGATTACAATGGATATTCATTTGATGCGAGTAAAAATAAAAAAACACATTCTTTTGTCGATTTCAGCGTTGCCAATGAACCTAAAATAATTCAGTTTAAAAGAAATCCTGACGAAAGTCTATATATCGATAAATTGAATGAAATTGGTTTAACCAAAATCAAAAACGAATTATTTGGATTAAATTCAGAAGCTGAAAATACAGATCCTTTCATCAATATTCAGCTGATTATTGATCATAAAGAAGAACTGAAAAGTTTAGGTTTTACTATTGAAAACCTAAAACTGGAAAGTAAAGAAATCATCACTGAAAGCCATACTATTTCTGCTTCAAAAGAAACAGTTGGCGATTGGTTTGACATTAAAATAATAATTACCGTTGGAAATTATAAAATCAATTTCAGCGAAATTATTCCGAATATAAAAAGCAAAGAAAGACTTTTTGCGTTGCCTGACGGAAACTACTTTTTGATTCCGCTAGAATGGTTCAGCAAATATGGTTCACTTGCAAAATTAGCCAAAACAGAAAATGGCGTTCTTTTGTTGCGCAAAAGCAACTTTACTGCTTTAGACGGAATTTCAGAAATTGACAGTGATTTAGATCAAATTCATCAAGCTGAATTTACAGGTTCTGACTTAATAAAAGCAACTTTGAGACCGTATCAAATTGATGGCGTAAAATGGCTTTTAGGACATTTTAACTCCAATATGGGCGCGTGTCTTGCTGACGATATGGGACTTGGAAAAACGTTGCAAACTTTATCTGTTTTGGTTTCTGTACAAGAACAATTAGGTTTTACTACCAAAACCACCAATTTTGATTTGTTTGCCAACGAAACTACTATTGAAAGAGAACCGCTAAAGGCCTTGATTGTTTTGCCTTCTTCATTGGTTTTTAACTGGTTTAATGAAGCTGGAAAATTCACTCCACACTTTTCAAAAATGCAATATGTTGGTAACGATAGGAAATCTTTAGCAAGCAGAATCAATTCGACCGATTTGATTTTTACAAGTTACAGCATCATTCATCGTGATATTTCCATTTTAGAAAAATACGATTTCCGTTATCTGATTTTGGACGAAAGCCAATACATCAAAAACAAAAATTCTAAGATTTTTAAAGCCATAAATAAAATCAGTACAGGGCATAAAATTGCTTTGAGTGGTACACCGATCGAAAATTCGCTTGACGATTTATGGTCGCAAATGCAGTTTATCAATCCTGAGATTTTGGGCAGTTATGCTTTTTTTATGGAAAATTTCAAAAATCCGATTGAGAAAAAACAGAATGAAGAAGTTTTAGCAGAATTAAAAAATCTTATTCAGCCTTATATTTTAAGACGCACAAAGGAACAGGTTTTAAAAGATTTACCAGAATTAACCGAGCAGATTTACTATTGTGACATGGATCCTGAACAGGAAAAATTATACGAGAAAGAAAAATCTAAGGCTCGTAATTTCTTGCTTAAAACTGATGGATCTCCTGATAAAATTAGTATTATTAATACTTTGATGAAATTACGCCAATTGAGTAATCACCCGAAAATGGTTGATCAAGAATCTGAAGTTGATTCTGGAAAATTCATTGCGGTTACTAATTATTTAGAAAACTTAGTAAAAGCAAAACAGAAAGTCATCATTTTCAGTTCATTTGTCACCAATTTGAATTTCTATACCGATTGGTGTAAAGAAAACAAAATTGAGTTCTGCGAAATTACAGGTGAAACTCCAGCAGATAAGAGAGAACAGCAAGTTAAAATGTTTCAAGAAAAAGAAAATCCGCTCTTATTCTTTATTTCTCTTAAAGCGGGAGGTGTTGGTCTAAATATTACAAAAGCCTCTTATGTTTTATTCTTAGATCCTTGGTGGAATCCTTTCGCAGAAAAACAAGGTGTTGCGCGTGCGCATAGAATTGGACAGTTGAATAAAGTTAATGTGGTTCGTTTTATTTCTAAAAATACAGTTGAAGAAAAAATTATCAAACTTCAAGAAAACAAAAAATTATTGTCTGATTCTCTTTTAGAGGAAAGTTACATCAATGATGAAATTGAAGGCAATCTGGAATACATTTTAGGTTCTTAA
- a CDS encoding class I SAM-dependent methyltransferase, with amino-acid sequence MKKLFKLVLNTIPRPLLIRLSYVARPILALSLKGSKYTDPIDGKSFRSFLPYGYGKQRNNVLSPSTLSLERHRLLWLYLNDQTDFFTAPKKVLHFAPEQAFYKRFRKQKNLDYTTTDLLSPLADVKADICNLPFKDNEYDVILCNHVLEHIPDDTKAMQELFRVLKPGGMAILQIPQDLSREVTFADDSITDQKERAKIFGQYDHVRVYGRDYFDKLRSIGFIVIEEDYTNKIAPELVEKYCLAKGEIIPLCFKQEN; translated from the coding sequence GTGAAAAAACTTTTTAAATTAGTTTTAAATACAATACCGCGTCCATTATTAATTCGTTTAAGTTATGTTGCGCGCCCAATTTTAGCATTATCATTAAAAGGAAGCAAATATACTGATCCTATTGACGGAAAAAGCTTTAGATCTTTTTTGCCTTATGGATACGGAAAACAGCGTAATAATGTGCTTTCGCCAAGTACACTTTCTCTAGAAAGACACCGTTTACTTTGGCTGTATTTAAACGATCAAACTGATTTTTTTACAGCACCTAAAAAAGTATTGCATTTTGCTCCTGAACAAGCTTTTTATAAAAGATTTCGTAAGCAGAAAAACTTAGATTACACAACAACTGATTTACTTTCGCCATTGGCAGATGTAAAAGCAGATATTTGTAATTTACCTTTCAAAGACAACGAATACGACGTTATTTTATGCAATCACGTTTTAGAACATATTCCTGACGACACAAAAGCAATGCAGGAATTATTTCGTGTTTTAAAACCAGGCGGAATGGCAATTTTGCAGATTCCACAAGATTTGTCTCGTGAAGTTACTTTTGCCGATGATTCGATTACAGATCAAAAAGAGCGTGCTAAAATCTTCGGACAATATGACCACGTTCGTGTTTACGGACGCGATTATTTCGATAAATTAAGAAGTATTGGTTTTATTGTTATCGAAGAAGATTACACTAATAAAATTGCACCAGAATTGGTTGAAAAATACTGTTTAGCAAAAGGCGAGATTATCCCGCTTTGCTTTAAACAGGAAAACTAA
- the gpmI gene encoding 2,3-bisphosphoglycerate-independent phosphoglycerate mutase, whose amino-acid sequence MNKKVILMILDGWGKSPDPKVSAIDNANVPFINSLYKNYPSAQLRTDGLNVGLPEGQMGNSEVGHMNLGAGRIVYQDLAKINLAVANKTLAKEQVLVDAFTYAKENNKKVHFLGLVSDGGVHSHTSHLRGLIDASQEYDLDQVYVHAFTDGRDVDPKSGAKYIQDLEDHIKNTPVKIASVVGRYYAMDRDKRWERVKLAFDLVVNGVGIPSKNAVASVLDSYEKDVTDEFIEPVVIVDENEKPLATIVEDDVVIFFNFRTDRGRELTEALSQQDFHEQNMHKLDLYYVTLTNYDETYQNVKVVYNKDNITETLGEVLEKAGKKQIRIAETEKYPHVTFFFSGGRETPFEGESRILRNSPKVATYDLQPEMSAYELADALVPELNKGEVDFVCLNFANGDMVGHTGIMEAAIKACEAVDACAKKVIDAALANDYTTIVIADHGNCETMINPDGTPNTAHTTNPVPIILVDKELKNIQNGVLGDIAPTILELMGVQQPNAMTCHSLL is encoded by the coding sequence ATGAACAAGAAAGTTATCCTTATGATTTTAGATGGTTGGGGAAAATCTCCTGACCCTAAAGTATCTGCAATAGACAATGCAAATGTTCCTTTTATAAACAGTCTTTACAAAAATTACCCAAGCGCGCAACTTAGAACTGATGGTTTGAATGTTGGTTTACCAGAAGGTCAAATGGGAAACAGCGAGGTAGGCCATATGAACCTTGGAGCTGGAAGAATTGTTTACCAAGATTTAGCCAAAATTAATTTAGCTGTAGCAAATAAAACTCTTGCAAAAGAGCAAGTTTTAGTTGATGCGTTTACTTATGCTAAAGAAAACAATAAAAAAGTACACTTTTTAGGATTAGTTTCTGATGGAGGTGTGCATTCACATACTTCTCACTTGCGTGGATTAATCGACGCTTCTCAAGAATATGATTTAGATCAAGTTTATGTTCACGCTTTTACAGACGGGCGTGACGTTGACCCAAAATCTGGAGCAAAATACATTCAAGATCTTGAAGATCACATTAAAAACACTCCAGTTAAAATTGCTTCTGTCGTTGGACGTTATTATGCAATGGATCGCGACAAACGTTGGGAAAGAGTAAAATTAGCTTTTGATTTAGTTGTAAACGGAGTTGGAATTCCTTCTAAAAATGCTGTTGCAAGTGTTTTGGACAGCTACGAGAAAGACGTAACAGATGAGTTTATCGAGCCTGTTGTAATTGTTGACGAAAACGAAAAACCTCTTGCTACAATTGTCGAAGATGATGTTGTAATCTTCTTTAATTTTAGAACAGACAGAGGCCGTGAACTTACTGAAGCGCTTTCTCAGCAAGATTTCCACGAACAAAACATGCACAAACTAGACCTATATTATGTAACATTGACAAACTACGACGAGACGTATCAAAACGTAAAAGTGGTTTACAATAAAGATAATATCACTGAAACTCTTGGTGAAGTTTTAGAAAAAGCGGGCAAAAAACAAATCAGAATTGCGGAGACTGAGAAATATCCTCACGTAACTTTCTTCTTCTCTGGAGGTAGAGAAACTCCTTTTGAAGGCGAATCAAGAATCTTAAGAAACTCCCCAAAAGTGGCAACTTACGATTTACAGCCAGAAATGAGCGCTTACGAATTGGCAGATGCACTTGTTCCTGAATTGAACAAAGGCGAAGTTGATTTTGTTTGCTTAAACTTCGCAAACGGTGATATGGTTGGTCATACCGGAATTATGGAAGCTGCAATTAAAGCTTGCGAAGCGGTTGACGCTTGCGCGAAAAAAGTGATCGATGCCGCTCTTGCAAATGACTACACCACAATCGTCATTGCCGATCACGGAAACTGCGAAACAATGATCAATCCTGACGGAACTCCAAATACGGCTCACACAACAAACCCAGTGCCGATTATTTTAGTTGACAAAGAATTGAAAAACATCCAAAATGGTGTGTTAGGTGATATCGCTCCAACAATTTTAGAATTAATGGGAGTGCAACAGCCTAATGCGATGACTTGTCATTCACTTCTATAA
- a CDS encoding DUF5103 domain-containing protein, which produces MPKFLSISFLLLFIFTSAKAQEVQNEVDPPYNIKTASFVQNDSNVVPIFELGSVFSFQFDDLFGNEANYYFELVHCDYNWIPSDIPKTEYIRGFDNQRITDFSNSFNTLQGYTHYTLTFPNQFTTQLRISGNYMLKILNEDKEVVFSRKFVLYENHSTVACLVKRTRNLSNIDYKQNLEFTILSNDITFQTPLQNIKVLLLQNGDFKTSIKNVPPQYTIGNQMVYKYDKETQFWGGNEFLYFENKDIRAASNNVAKVGSNNDVYSSYLYPNHARGNQIYTLYEDVNGNFVVKNINGFKQEIEADYAWVYFTLSAPAFQLNKDIYIVGMFNNFSLSPEYKMDYNPDKAIFEKAVMIKQGFTNYQYRTVEKKGNIDYENAVDGNFYQTENEYTILVYYKESSDRYQRVIGKGNGNSINIVN; this is translated from the coding sequence ATGCCAAAATTTTTATCTATAAGCTTTCTTCTGCTTTTTATTTTTACTTCGGCGAAAGCCCAAGAAGTACAAAACGAAGTAGATCCTCCATATAACATCAAAACGGCTTCGTTTGTTCAAAATGATTCAAATGTGGTTCCTATTTTTGAATTGGGTTCGGTATTTTCATTTCAATTTGATGATTTATTTGGCAACGAAGCGAATTATTATTTTGAATTGGTTCATTGTGATTACAATTGGATTCCGTCAGACATCCCGAAGACAGAATACATTCGCGGTTTTGACAATCAAAGAATTACAGATTTTTCGAATTCATTTAATACACTTCAAGGGTACACGCATTACACGTTGACTTTTCCAAATCAATTCACGACACAACTGAGAATTTCGGGCAATTATATGCTGAAAATCCTGAATGAAGACAAGGAAGTTGTTTTCTCCAGAAAATTTGTTCTTTACGAAAATCATTCTACAGTTGCCTGTTTGGTAAAACGCACCCGAAACCTCAGCAATATTGATTATAAGCAAAATCTTGAATTTACTATTTTGTCAAATGACATTACTTTTCAAACACCTCTGCAAAACATAAAAGTGCTTTTATTGCAAAATGGCGATTTTAAAACAAGTATTAAAAACGTTCCGCCTCAATATACCATAGGAAATCAAATGGTATATAAATATGACAAAGAAACACAGTTTTGGGGAGGCAATGAATTTTTGTATTTTGAAAACAAAGATATTCGCGCGGCAAGTAATAATGTCGCCAAAGTGGGTTCCAACAATGATGTTTACAGTTCATATTTGTACCCCAATCATGCGAGAGGCAACCAAATTTATACGCTTTATGAAGATGTAAATGGAAATTTTGTAGTGAAAAACATCAACGGATTCAAACAAGAAATTGAAGCCGATTATGCTTGGGTTTATTTCACTCTATCAGCGCCGGCTTTTCAATTAAACAAAGACATTTATATTGTTGGAATGTTCAACAATTTCAGCCTTTCGCCAGAATATAAAATGGATTATAATCCAGACAAAGCAATTTTTGAAAAAGCCGTTATGATCAAACAAGGTTTTACCAATTATCAATACCGAACAGTTGAGAAAAAAGGAAATATCGATTACGAAAATGCGGTTGATGGAAATTTTTATCAGACTGAAAATGAATACACCATCTTGGTTTATTATAAAGAAAGTTCTGATCGTTATCAAAGAGTTATTGGAAAAGGAAACGGAAACTCAATAAACATCGTAAATTAA
- a CDS encoding DUF445 domain-containing protein has translation METITDKDIAKVKALKKMKGNALGLLGIAVLLFLVAIYFKIPMLQAFSEAAMVGGIADWFAVVALFRHPMGIPIWHTAIIPTKKNEIGENLGNFVSEEFLVREKLEIKLDEFNFATKASEWLSHEENANKIANAVAVSVIPGILKTIKDEDVKRFIQVQFKEKMEGINFGEWVALALEPLQKGNLKNQMLTNLLEVMSNELTNNKDLIRQKVKASTPFLSFGLADKSITEGVFNGLQDFLNEAKKPESAVRLKIDEYIFNFLEKVKNSEEMRIKINDMILGFVGKKEVQDYINGIWDEIKRSITNDLSRGDNSSIKNNIADLIQTFGNGIKEDPVMIDKINGFIKNDLLSMLLNNKKVIGDLISSTVKSWDGKEVSEKLELEIGKDLQYIRINGTLVGGFIGLVIYGVEQLYHYFIV, from the coding sequence ATGGAAACTATTACAGATAAAGATATAGCCAAAGTAAAAGCGCTGAAAAAAATGAAGGGAAATGCTTTGGGACTTTTAGGCATTGCCGTATTGTTGTTTTTAGTCGCTATTTATTTTAAAATTCCAATGTTGCAGGCTTTCAGTGAAGCTGCAATGGTTGGCGGAATTGCCGATTGGTTTGCCGTTGTGGCTCTTTTTCGTCATCCGATGGGAATTCCGATTTGGCACACAGCCATTATTCCGACCAAAAAAAATGAAATAGGAGAGAACCTTGGGAATTTTGTTTCTGAGGAATTTCTAGTACGTGAAAAATTAGAAATTAAATTGGACGAATTCAATTTTGCAACCAAGGCTTCAGAATGGCTATCGCACGAAGAAAATGCAAATAAAATTGCCAATGCAGTTGCAGTGAGTGTGATACCGGGAATTCTAAAAACCATTAAAGATGAAGATGTAAAGCGATTTATTCAAGTTCAGTTTAAGGAAAAAATGGAAGGGATAAATTTTGGAGAATGGGTCGCATTGGCATTAGAACCTTTGCAAAAAGGAAATTTAAAAAATCAAATGCTTACGAATCTTCTTGAAGTGATGAGCAATGAATTGACTAATAATAAGGATTTGATTCGGCAAAAAGTAAAAGCTTCAACTCCGTTTTTGAGTTTCGGATTGGCAGATAAAAGTATCACAGAAGGTGTTTTTAATGGTTTGCAGGACTTTTTAAATGAAGCGAAAAAGCCAGAAAGTGCTGTGCGTTTAAAAATTGACGAGTATATTTTTAATTTTTTGGAAAAAGTCAAAAATTCTGAAGAAATGCGAATTAAAATCAATGATATGATTTTGGGTTTTGTTGGAAAAAAAGAAGTGCAGGATTATATCAACGGAATTTGGGATGAAATTAAGCGCTCTATTACAAACGACTTAAGCCGTGGCGACAATTCGTCAATAAAAAACAATATTGCAGATTTGATTCAAACTTTTGGAAATGGAATTAAGGAAGACCCTGTAATGATCGATAAAATCAACGGTTTTATCAAGAATGATTTATTATCAATGCTTTTGAATAATAAGAAAGTAATTGGAGATTTGATTTCATCAACGGTAAAAAGCTGGGACGGAAAAGAGGTTTCGGAGAAATTAGAATTAGAAATCGGGAAAGATCTTCAATATATTAGAATCAACGGAACTTTGGTTGGTGGATTTATTGGTCTTGTGATTTATGGTGTTGAGCAGCTTTATCATTATTTTATTGTTTGA